One region of Dehalococcoidia bacterium genomic DNA includes:
- a CDS encoding TatD family hydrolase, producing MTGLIDAHAHLDEMEDLAAAVGRARLAGVAAIISMGQDLSSNARNLEMSASYPGYIYPALGLHPWAIGRLDDAQIEQNIGFISDNLHRAVALGEVGLDYDKRVLKTAGKDMQKEVLRRLLALALRHDKPVSLHSRYAWKDALQEVVAAGIRKLVFHWYTGFSSTLAELIEAGYYISATPAAEYHDEHRRAIREVPLNSLLLETDCPVYYGREQRYRSQPSDVMRSLKAAALIKDTPQEEAATVTTANACRLFGLPL from the coding sequence GTGACCGGCCTCATTGATGCGCACGCCCATCTCGATGAGATGGAGGACCTCGCTGCAGCCGTCGGGAGAGCCAGGCTGGCGGGTGTGGCCGCCATCATCTCCATGGGGCAGGATTTGAGCTCCAACGCCCGGAACCTGGAGATGTCGGCCAGTTATCCCGGATACATTTACCCTGCGCTCGGCCTGCATCCCTGGGCCATCGGCAGGCTGGACGATGCGCAAATCGAGCAAAATATCGGTTTCATATCGGACAACCTGCACAGGGCCGTCGCGCTGGGCGAGGTCGGCCTGGATTATGACAAACGGGTGCTTAAAACGGCGGGCAAGGATATGCAGAAGGAGGTGCTGCGGCGGCTGCTGGCGCTGGCCCTGCGCCATGATAAGCCGGTCTCGCTGCACAGCCGCTACGCCTGGAAGGATGCTCTGCAGGAGGTCGTAGCCGCCGGGATAAGGAAGCTGGTCTTCCACTGGTATACGGGATTCTCCAGCACGCTGGCCGAGCTGATCGAAGCCGGATATTACATCTCGGCCACGCCGGCTGCAGAGTACCACGATGAACATCGCCGCGCTATCAGGGAAGTCCCGCTCAATAGTCTGCTGCTGGAGACGGATTGCCCCGTTTATTACGGCAGGGAGCAGCGCTACCGCTCGCAGCCGTCCGACGTCATGCGCAGCCTCAAGGCGGCGGCTTTAATCAAAGATACTCCTCAGGAAGAAGCGGCAACCGTCACCACGGCCAATGCCTGCCGGCTTTTCGGCCTGCCCCTGTAA